One Arcobacter sp. FWKO B genomic window, AAGTTTGATTATGAAATCACACTTTTGACTGTAAGAAATCAGCTTGAAACTACATTTTGTGAGCCAATAGGTCATATACAAAAAGATGGTGATTATATTTTCTCATGGCAACCAATGCAAATGAGTCAAATAGCCCTTGAAAAATCAAAAGAAATAGCAAAAAAAGTAACAGATGGACTTGGCGGAAGAGGGCTTTTTGGTGTGGAGTTATTTGTAAGCGGCGATGAGGTTTATTTTAGTGAAGTAAGCCCTAGACCACATGATACTGGAATGGTTACTATGATTACTCAAAGCCAAAGTGAATTTGCACTTCATGTAAGAGCAGTTCTTGGACTTCCGCTTGATTTCATCACTTATGGTACAGGAGCTAGTGCAGCTTACAAAGCAAAAGGGGATACCTTCTCTCCTGTCATAGAAGCAGACGCTGGAGTATTTACAAAAACAAGCTTTTTAAGAGTTTTTGGTAAGCCTCAAAGTCATATTGGTAGAAGAATGGCTGTAGTTCTTACATTTGACAAAAATAATGTTGATGAAGCATTAAATCAAGCAAAAGAATTGATAGAAAAGGTTTCAGATAACTAAATAAGCTAAGTTTAAGAAATGTTATATTAAGATAGCATTTAAATTAGCTTTTAAGGTAGGTACATTATGATGCGTTATATGATAAAAACTCTATGTTTGGGGTTGGTTGTTCTAGGGATGAGTGGTTGTGTGCATCAGCAAGAGCCAGTTGCAGCTAAATCACAAAAAGTGGCTCATCAGGTGAAGTCATTTGTTCTGCTTGATGAAGCAGTTATAGATATAGCAAATCAGCTTCAACAAAGTAATAAACTTGGTGAAATATTACCAAATGAAATTGCTATTACAGCGTTTGTGGATTTGCATCAACTAAATAAAACTACTAGGTTTGGTAGGATTCTTTCAGAGTCTTTTTATAATGAATTATTCATAAGAGGCTTTAATGTACTTGACTTTAGAGGACAAAATGCTATAAGCGTAAATGCAGATGGTGAGTTTTTTATCACAAGAGATGTTAAAAAATTATCTAAAGAAGTAAGAAATAGTTATGTATTTGTAGGAACATATGCTCCATTTGGTAATGGTATTATGATAAATGCAAGAATTATAGATAATACTGATGGAAAAGTTGTTGCAAGTGCAAGAGCTATTTTCAATGGTTTAAAT contains:
- a CDS encoding FlgO family outer membrane protein, with protein sequence MMRYMIKTLCLGLVVLGMSGCVHQQEPVAAKSQKVAHQVKSFVLLDEAVIDIANQLQQSNKLGEILPNEIAITAFVDLHQLNKTTRFGRILSESFYNELFIRGFNVLDFRGQNAISVNADGEFFITRDVKKLSKEVRNSYVFVGTYAPFGNGIMINARIIDNTDGKVVASARAIFNGLNCEVFEDCGAPSSKTQQVTKTVAPKMIKITTDNCSTKECPK